In Leptospira saintgironsiae, the DNA window GAAGAATGCAAAAAGTAAACTGCGTAATGTATCCTTCCTTTTAGGGCGAAGGATGGCTTGCCTAGCAAAAGGTTCTAAATTAGAAGATGAGTGAGGATCTTTTTCCAAAGTTAAGGGGAGCCTTAGTGACCCTTACCACTTTGTGGTTCTAAAACGATATCTACTCTTCTGTTCAAAGAACGATTTTCAGGATTATCGTTAGAGACGATAGGCTGGTGTTCCCCGTAACCTGCTACGGAAAAGTTTCTCGCATCCAGATTTTTACTCTCTAATAAGAAACGAACTACTGAAAGAGCTCTCTCTGTAGATAATTGCCAGTTATCGTTAAATTTTTTAGTACGTATCGGAATATTATCCGTATGACCTTCTACAATGATCAGGTTGCCAGGGTATTTTACCAGAATCTCTTTGATCTTGTCTAAGGCAGGAAAGATTTGTTTTTTTAACTCTGCGGAGCCAGAATCGAAAGAGATCTGATCATCTATATTGATGACTAGTCTATTATGAAAACGTTTTACTCGGATCTGCCCTTTAGCGATCTCGCCCGAAAGTTTAGATTCCAGTTCGTTTGCTTGTTCAGCCAAACGATTTAATTCTCTTTTTTGATCGTCGTTTAGATTTTTAAGCTTGGAAAGATTATCTTCTAATTCTTTGATCCTCGCTTCTAGAGTCGCAATTTTGGACTCATATTCTCTTTTGAGTTCGTCCATTTTGCGGATACAACCCAGTCTTTCCTTTTCAAGTTCAGACTTTAATTCAGAGATCAGATCCTGGTATTTTTTGGATTGCCTTTCATTTTCTTCGATCAGCTCTTTTTCTTTATTTCCGCTTTTTGCTTTTAGAAGCGCGATCTGGTTTTCCAGGGCACGGATCAGTTCTGCGGCAAGTTCTCTGTCCTTTTCTCTGAAGGATTTTTCGCCTGCGAGCTGTTCTTCGAGATTCTGGATCCTGGCATCCAAGCTGAGTTTTTCTTTTTTAGCGTTTTCAGTCTCGTTTCTGTAACGAAGTCTGAGAGAATCTAACTCAATTCTGAGAGTTGCATTCTCATTATAGAGTTTATTGTATTCCCAAGGGAAATAAAATGCGTCCGAAAAGATCGGTAAAGAAAATAGGATTAGAAGAAAGGTAGTAAGTCGGAAAAAAAAAGGTTTCATAGTCAGATATTGGAAGCTAGGTTCTATTCTAAGGCTGCGAGCCCCCAGTCAAATGAAAAACTCTTGTACCAAAAATCAGTAAATTCATTGAACCGATGAATTCCATCAGGATTCTGTCATAGGGGGAGGGACGCCGCATGGACGAAACAAATAGCACTAAGGAAACTTCTTCCCTGAAGGCAAATCCACAATCTGGGGATTGGATGGATTCTTTCCTCGAAAAGGTAGAACAAAAGGACAATAAGTTCCTACTCAGTTTTACTTCTTCCAATCACCCAGCAGATATCGCCGAAGTCCTTGAAAAGCTGGATATTGACGAAGCATTCTACGTATTTAAACTCTGCGATTCTGAACAGCAGTCTGAAATTTTAGTCGAGTTCGATGAGGATTTACAGGCGGATCTGATCTCCCGTCTGAATATGAAGGAGATCTCTCCTATCGTTGAAAATCTGGAACCAGACGACGTTACAAACCTCATCTCAGAGATCCCGAAAGCAAAAGCAGAAGAAATTCTAAATTCCTTAGATCGGGAAGATTCTTCTCAGATCCGAAAACAGCTGAATTTTAGGGAATACACCGCAGGTCGTTTGATGACGACTGAATTTGCTTCCGCATACGAAACTGACACTGTCAGAAAAGCAATTATCAAATTGAGAAGGGTCGCGAAAGAGACGGATGATATCTACCTTCTCTATGTAACGGACGCTGAGAATCATCTAAAAGGATTTATAAAACTAAAGGACTTATTCTTAGCTCCACTCAACCAAAAAGCGAGTAGGCTTGTAAAGGAAGAAGCATTCTCCATTCATTACGATACGGACCAGGAAGAAGTGGCTCGTATATTTAGAAAATACGACTTAGTTTCGGCTGCAGTTGTAGATGATCTGGATAGGATCATCGGTAGGATCACAGTAGACGATATCTTGGATATCGTTCAAGAAGAAGCTTCCGAGGACATCTTAAGGATGGGGGGAGTTTCAGAAGAAGAAAGATTAAATACTTCTATTTGGGATTCTATTCGCAGGAGACTAACTTGGCTAATAATCAATCTAGGAACTGCAGTGGTGGCTGCTTCTACAGTTGCACTTTTCCAAGATACGATCCAGTCTTTTGTATTACTCGCGAGTCTTATGCCAATCGTAGCTGGAATGGGGGGAAATGCAGGAACCCAATCCATCACAGTGGTGGTCCGAAATATTGCCACAGGTGATTTGAGCCAATCAAATTGGACTGTAGGTTTTAGAAAAGAAAGTATAATCGGGCTTATCAATGGGCTCACGATCGGTGCGATCACAGGTCTCGTCGTATTTTTTTATACGGGAAAACTTGCACTTGCGATTGTTATCTTTTTTGCGATGCTTGCGAATCTAATTGTAGCAGCCATCGTAGGTGCTTGTATCCCTATGCTATTAAAAGTAGTTGGGATTGATCCTGCAATTGCGTCTTCCATATTTGTAACAACTACCACAGACGTGTTCGGCTTCTTCTGTTTCTTGGGGCTTGCCACACTGTTCTTGCAATATTTGGTATAGTTGGAATATTTCGCATAAAATAATAAATTTCCTTGGATAGGAGAAGCCAATGTTTCGCGTTTCGGTTTTCCGAACTTTTTTAGCCGGTTTTGCGGTTCTATATTGTTTATCATTTATTTCTTGTATTAGCTCAGGTGGGCCAACCACTCATACACCTGAAACACCAAAAGGAGAAGTTCTTCCTAATCCTGCTGGAGACAGCGAGGAGATCATAGATGAAGAAGGAAGAGAAGTGAAAATCAGCACCACTGATCCAATTTCTTTCCAGAGCCAGTCCAAAGATACTTCTGAATATTTCAGAGTTCATATTACAAGTGAATCCTATCAGGTTCGACAGATCAGAGGTTCCAAATATATTCGCAGAAAAGTGG includes these proteins:
- the mgtE gene encoding magnesium transporter, which codes for MDETNSTKETSSLKANPQSGDWMDSFLEKVEQKDNKFLLSFTSSNHPADIAEVLEKLDIDEAFYVFKLCDSEQQSEILVEFDEDLQADLISRLNMKEISPIVENLEPDDVTNLISEIPKAKAEEILNSLDREDSSQIRKQLNFREYTAGRLMTTEFASAYETDTVRKAIIKLRRVAKETDDIYLLYVTDAENHLKGFIKLKDLFLAPLNQKASRLVKEEAFSIHYDTDQEEVARIFRKYDLVSAAVVDDLDRIIGRITVDDILDIVQEEASEDILRMGGVSEEERLNTSIWDSIRRRLTWLIINLGTAVVAASTVALFQDTIQSFVLLASLMPIVAGMGGNAGTQSITVVVRNIATGDLSQSNWTVGFRKESIIGLINGLTIGAITGLVVFFYTGKLALAIVIFFAMLANLIVAAIVGACIPMLLKVVGIDPAIASSIFVTTTTDVFGFFCFLGLATLFLQYLV
- a CDS encoding OmpA family protein, with translation MKPFFFRLTTFLLILFSLPIFSDAFYFPWEYNKLYNENATLRIELDSLRLRYRNETENAKKEKLSLDARIQNLEEQLAGEKSFREKDRELAAELIRALENQIALLKAKSGNKEKELIEENERQSKKYQDLISELKSELEKERLGCIRKMDELKREYESKIATLEARIKELEDNLSKLKNLNDDQKRELNRLAEQANELESKLSGEIAKGQIRVKRFHNRLVINIDDQISFDSGSAELKKQIFPALDKIKEILVKYPGNLIIVEGHTDNIPIRTKKFNDNWQLSTERALSVVRFLLESKNLDARNFSVAGYGEHQPIVSNDNPENRSLNRRVDIVLEPQSGKGH
- a CDS encoding LA_2219 family laminin/E-cadherin/plasminogen-binding protein gives rise to the protein MFRVSVFRTFLAGFAVLYCLSFISCISSGGPTTHTPETPKGEVLPNPAGDSEEIIDEEGREVKISTTDPISFQSQSKDTSEYFRVHITSESYQVRQIRGSKYIRRKVDKGGDALISEELVKYNRINFNDDGIILVILNGNTGAVETIRFNTRVPRINNLAKIIQNDVTRWSMEHSEEKPVVTKYQIHYTIKLENKSNTTRDTVKEELKSEVKKR